GATCATTGCCATTGCAACCGTGGTGGCCATCGGCGACGAGATCGGCGTGATGTTCAGCGCCGGCAAGGTCACGTTGGCGGACCTGCTGTTGCTGTTCATCTACCTGGAGATCCTGACCATGGTGGCGGTGTATCTCCAGTCGGGCAAGCTGCCGGTGCGGATCCCGCTCTACATCGCCATCGTCGCCCTGGCCCGTTACCTGATCCTGGACATGAAGAGTATGGACTACCTCGAGATGATCGGGGTGGCGGTGGCGGCACTGGTGGTCGCCGTGGCGATCCTGGTGATCAGGTACGGCCACGTGCGTTTCCCCTACGGTAAGGAAGAGGGCTGACGCCGGGCCCCCGGGGCCCGGTAGATTCAGCGCAGGCCCTCCAGCTGGTTGCGGACCTCGTCCATCATGTTGGCGGTGGCCTCCTCCTCGGCCTTGAGGGCCTCCAAGGCCTCGTTCTGGGCTTTGATAAGGTCCTCCGACAATCGCGTGGTGACATTGTGGTTGCGATCCTCGTTCTCGGATTCCCGCGCCACCCATTCCTCGAGTTCCCGCTCCAGACGCCGGCGCAGGGTGTCCTCGATGGCCTCGCTGCGGGCATCGCCGGCCTCGATGATCTCGCGGGTGATGCGTAGCCGCTCCGCGGTGGTCTCCGCGCTGTCCACCTCCTCGCGGGTCTGGGACACCACCTGACGCTGCTCCTCGATGGCCTGGTCCAGGGTGCCCGTGGCCCGCGTGTCCGCGGCCCGGGCCAGCAGCGCCTCCAGTTCGGCCTGGGCCGCGGCGTACGCCTCGCGGGCCTTGGCGGTGCGGGCCTCGAGAGTCCTGCGTTCCTGCTCCAGCGGAGAAGGGGCCGCCGGTGACTGGGGCCCGGTGGGCTCCTCGGCCGCGGATGACGGGGCCGAATCCCGGGCCTCCAGCCGTGCCGCCTCCTCCGTGGCCAGACGTTGGGCCTCTGCCGCCTCCCGGCGCTGCCGTTGCAGCTGTTCGAGTTCTGCCGCCACTTCGGCGAAGTCCTGCTCGAGCCGCCGGCGCTCGTCCTCCAGCTTCTGGTGACTGCTGCGGCGGAGTTCCAGTTCCGTGGTCATCAGCCCTTGGCGGTGCGCCGCCGTGTCCTGGTCGTGTTGTTCCAGGGCGGCGTGGCTGCGCTTCACCTCGGCGGCGGCGAGTTCCCGTTGGCGTTCCAACTCCGCCAACCGGGATTCGGCCTGCCGCCCGGCGGCTACCAGCTCTTCGCGGCGTGTCGTGGCCTCGGATTCGAAACGCGCGCGTTCCTCCTGGACCCGTTCGAGTTCGGTGCATACGCGCTGGTACATGGCCGCGAGACGTTCCTCGCCGGCCTTGAGGCGCTCCTCCGCGGCGGCGCGTAGGGATTCTTCGCGGCTCTCGGCATCGCTGATGGCCTCTTCGGCCAGGCGTTCCAGGATGGCGGTGTCGGCGGCCAGGTCGAGGCGGCGTTGCTGGGCCTCCCGCAGGGTCTGCTCGGTGTGTCGGGCCTCCGCGCGGAAGCGCTCCTGGTCGGCATGCAGCGCCTCCTCGAGGGCCTGGTTGGCGCCGTTATGCTCGCCGTGGCCATGCTTCAGGGCCTCCCCCGCCGCTTCGGCGATGCCGGCGGCCTGGGCGGAGCGCTGGGCCGCCTCCTCCACGGTACGGTTGGCGCGGGCCAGTTCGAGCCGGCGCCGCTGGGCCTGGCGGGCGGTGTTCAGCACCTGCTCGCGGTCGCGGGTCTCACGATGCCCGCGGTTCATGATGCCACCGGCGAGATGGTAGGCCTCGAAGCCGTGCTCCATGAGCAGGAAGGTGGCGACCGCGCTGCGGCTGCCGGAATCGCAATAGACGATATGGCGGTGGCCACGCTGCAGCTCGGACATCTTCAAGCGCAGGTGTGCCAGGGGGATGTTCAGGCTGTCGCGAATGGCCGTCTTGGCGTGTTCCTCCGGCAGCCGGACATCGAGCCAGCGCACGTCCGGTTGCGAGGCCAGCTCGCGGGCGGCGGCGGCGTCCAGTTCGCGCACCACGGGTTTGCGGATGAGTTCCGTGAACTGGCCCTTCGACAGACGCCGCAGCACGCCGTCGGTGACCATGGTGACGGTGGCGTTGCGCCGGGAGCCGGCGATGAGGGCCTCCTCGCCGAAGCAGTCCCCCGGCCGCAGCTCCGCGAGCCGCATCTCCCGGCTGCCGTCGGCGGTGCGACGGGAGACGGCGCAGCGGCCCTGTTGGAGGATGTAGTAGTAATCTCCCATCTCACCCTGTCGGACGACGGTGTCGCCGGCCAGGTAGTGCACCGGTTCCAGCAGGGTCAACACCTTCTGGATATTCTCCGGCGGCACACGTGAGAACAAGGCCGAGGCGGCGAGGCGAATGAGCCAGTCATTGGAGTCCGCGGCGGGGGTGTCGTCGTCACCGCCGGTGGCCTGGGCCCAGAACAGGCAGGTATCGAGCAGTATGCGGTTGACTTGCAGGACCGCGGTTTTGTCCATGGCCCTGGCCGAGCGGATGCGCGGCAGCTCGGGCGACAAGGGGTGGCGCGCCGCTTCTCCGCCGGCCTCTACCGTTTCCCGGAAATCTGTCCCGCCGGTCAGTTCGACGGCGCCGCGGATGACGTAATAAAGGGCCTGGTCCCGGTCGCCTTCGTGGAACAGGAGTTCGCCGGCCGCGGGTTCCAGCAGCGCCGCCGATTGCCGTATCTGGGTGCGAAGGCCGGGGGGCAGGGCGTTCATGGGCACCAGCCGTTCCAGCAGGGTATCGTCGATGTTCATGCCCGCTCCTGGAGACCCGATGGATGATGGCCGCCGGCGGCGGCGTGGAGTGGCCTCCAATTGGGTTGGCGGTCCGATGAGCGGCGCGTTTAGCCCCGGTGGGTAAAAAATCCACGAGCTGTGAGGGCCGTCACGCCGTGGCGGGGCCCTTCAGGAATTCCTGCACCACGTGGGCGAAGCGCTCCGGGGCCTCGGCGTGGAGCCAGTGGCCGGTATCCTCCAGGGTATGGATGCGGGCGGCGGGAAAGAGCCGGTGGATGGCCTGCTCGTGCTCCGGCAGCACGTAGTCCGAGTGCTCCCCCCGCAGGAACAGGGTCGGTCCGGCGAAGGTGGCATCGCGGTAGGGTGCCGGGAAGTCCGCCAGCTCGCGGTCGTGGCGGTCCAGGGCGTCGAGGTTGACGCGCCAGCGGAAGCCGTCGTCGTCGCGCACCAGATTCTGCAGCAGGAAGGCGCGGATACGGCGCTCGGGGATAGCCTCCGCCAGGGCGGCATCGGCGTCGGCGCGGGAGTTCAGGGCCGCCAGGTCGAGGCCGCGCAGGGCCGCCAGGATCCCGGATGGCCGGAAGGTGTTGGCCACCGGGGCCATGTCCGCCACCACCAGGCGGTCCACCGCCGCGCCGCGGTCCAGGGCCAGGGCCATGGCCACCTTGCCGCCCATGCTGTGGCCGAGGACGCTGGGCCGCTCCAGGTCGAGGTTACGGAACAGTTCCAACAGATCCGCGACCATATCGGCGTAGGTCATGGACGAGGCATGGGGGGAGCGGCCGTGGTTGCGCAGGTCCACCGCCACCACCCGGCGATCTGCGGCCAGGGCCTTGGCGATGGTCTGCCAGTTGACCGATGAGCCGAACACCCCGTGCAGCAGCACCAGGGCGGGGCCGTCATCGCCGTAGCTGCGGTGGTACAACTTTATGGCCATGGCGGTTCGGGCAGCCGCCCTCAGCGCTTCTTCGGCGGCAGCAGGTCGGTGATGCTGCCGTCCACCATCTCCGCCGCGAAGGCGAAGGTCTCGGACAGGGTGGGATGGGGATGGACGGTGAGGCCGATGTCCTGGGCGTCTGCGCCCATCTCCAGGGCCAGCACCGCCTCCGCCACCAGGTCGCCGGCGTGGGGCCCCACCATGCCGGCCCCGAGGATGCGCCCGCTCTCCTTGTCGAACATGATCTTGGTGACGCCCTCGTCGCGCCCCATCCCCAGGGAGCGCCCGCTGGCCGCCCACGGGAATACCCCCTTGTCGTACTCGATGCCTTCCGCCTTGAGTTCCTCCTCGGTGGGCCCCATCCACGCCACTTCCGGGTCGGTGTAGGCCACCGAGGGCACCGCGCGGGCGTCGAACACGGCGCGGTGGCCGGCGATCACCTCCGCCGCCACCTTGGCCTCGTGGGTGGCCTTGTGGGCCAGCATGGGTTGGCCCACCACGTCACCGATGGCGAAGATGTTGGACACGTTGGTGCGCATCTGGCGGTCTACTTTGATGAAGCCCCGCTCGTCCACGTAGAGGTGGGCCTGTTCCGCCCCCACGCGGTCGCCGTTGGGACGCCGTCCGGCGGCCACCAGCACGCGATCGAAGGTGGCGGTGGCCGGCGCCTTGGGGCCTTCGAAATGCACCTTGAGCCCCTTTTTCTGGGCCTCCACACCGGTGACCCTGGTATCGGTGTATATGCCCTCGTAGCGTTTGCCGATGACCTTCTGGAGGGGCCGCACCAGGTCCCGGTCGCAGCCCGGCATGAGGCCCTTGGTGAGTTCCACCACCGTGATGCGGGAGCCCAGGGCGGCGTACACGGTGGCCATCTCCAGGCCGATGATGCCGCCGCCGATCACCAGCAGGGAGTCGGGGATGTCCGCCAGTTCCAGGGCCCCGGTGGAGTCAATCACCCGCGGGTCGTCGTAGGGGATGCCGGGGATCTGGACCACCCGTGAGCCCACCGCCACGATGGCGTGGTCGAAGCTGATGGTGCGCTCGCCGTCCTCGCCCGCCACCTTGAGGCGGTTGGCGGAGTCGAAGCGTCCCATGCCCTGTACCACCTTCACCTTGCGTTGCTTGGCGAGCTGGGCGAGGCCGCCGGTGAGCTTGCCCACCACCTTGTCCTTCCACCCCCGCAGCCGGTCGAGGTCGATCTGCGGCTGGCCGAAGCTCACGCCATGGGACGCCATGGCGGCGGCGGCATCGATGATGCCGGCGGTATGGAGCAGGGCCTTGGAAGGGATGCAGCCCACGTTCAGGCACACGCCGCCGAGGTCCGGGTAACGCTCCACCAGCACCACCTGCTTGCCCAGATCGGCGGCGCGAAAGGCCGCCGTATAGCCGCCGGGGCCGGCCCCCAGCACCAGCACCTCGGCGTGGATGTCGCCATCTCCGGCGGTGGCCGGCTTGGATCCCCCTGTCGGCTTTTCTTTGGAAGACGCCCCGCCGTCCTCGTCCCTGGTCTTGTCTCCCTGCTTATCCTTGTCCTCATCCGAAGTGGCTTCGAGGGTAAGGATGGCATCGCCCTCGGATACCTTGTCTCCCACCTTGACGTCCATGGATGCCACACGCCCCGCCTGAGGTGAGGGGATCTCCATGGAGGCCTTGTCGCTCTCCAGGGTGATGAGGGAGGTCTCGGCCGCCACCTCGTCTCCGGGGGCTACCAGGACCTCTATGACCTCGACCCCTTCGAAGTCGCCGATATCGGGTATCTTTACCTGAATGTTCTTTCCCATGCGGGACGATCTCCCCAGTTTGTTTGAGCATTAACGTGAAAGTCGCGAAGCACCATCTCCCCCTCTCCCTCTGGGAGAGGGATGGGGTGAGGGAACGAACATGGCGATATGCGCTCCTCTTTCTTCATTTCGGGTGGCGCGTATCGCCATGAGAGTTAAGTACGGACTACAGCAGCATGTGCCGGATGTCCGAGAGCACGGTGCGCAGCTCGGTGGTGAAGCGAGCGGCGTCCGAGCCGTCGATGACACGGTGATCGTAGGACAGCGAGATGGGCAGCACGAGCCGGGGCACGAACTCACCGTTCTCGTATACCGGCTTCATCTCGGCCTTGGAGATGCCGAGGATGGCGACCTCCGGCGCGTTGATGATGGGCGTGAACCAGGTGCCGCCGATGCCCCCCAGGCTGGAGATGGTGAAGGTGCCGCCCTGCATGTCCTTGGGGCCGAGCTTCCTGTCCCGGGCCTTCTGGCTGGCTTCGCCGAGTTCGGCGGCGAGCTGGAACAGGCCCTTCTGATCGGCGTTGCGGATGATCGGCACCACCAGTCCGCCGGGGGTGTCCACGGCGATCCCCACGTTGAAATAGCGTTTGATGATCAGTTCGTCGCCGCTGGGTGCCAGGGACGAATTGAAGTGGGGAAATTTCTTCAGGGCCACCACTGCCGCCTTGATGAGGAAGGACAGCAGGGTGAGCCTGACCCCCTCCTTGGCGAGCTGGTCCTTCTTGCCCTGGCGGAAGTCCTCCAGCTCCGTGATGTCCGCCTCGTCGAACTGGGTGACGTGGGGCACGGTGATCCAGTTGCGGTGGAGGTTGGGGCCCGAAAGCTTCTTGATGCGGGACAGGGGCTCGTGGTCCACCTCCCCCCACTCGCTGAAATCGACGTCCGAGAAGTCCGCCATCTGCAGGCCCACGGGGCCGGTGGGGCCGGAGCGCGTCATCACGTTCTTGACGAACTTCTGCACGTCCTCCTTGAGCACTCGGCCCTTGCGGCCGCTGCCGCTCACCTGAGCCAGGTCGACGCCGAGCTCGTTGGCCAGGTGGCGCACGGCCGGGCTGGCGTGGCCCTTGCCGCGCTGAGCCGCGGCGACCTCCCGGGGCGTGAGGTCCGGCACCGGCGGCGCGGCCGGGGCAGGGCTGCCCGCGGGGGCGCTGGTGGTGGCGCTCGAGGACTTCGACTTCCTGGCCTCGGCGTCGTCCGAGGCCGCCCTGGTCTTGTCCTTATGGGTTTTTTCCTCAGGTTCGCCTTCGTCCCTGCCCTTGTCTTCGTCCCCGGCGGCCTCGGCACGTCCCTGCTCCGCCTCGATGACGGCGATGAGGGCGCCTTCCGAGACCTTGTCCCCCACCTTCACCTTCACCGACTCGACGACGCCGCCATGGGGACTCGGAATCTCCATGGTGGCCTTGTCGCTCTCCAGGGAGATCAGGGAATCTTCTGCCTTTACCCGGTCGCCGGGGGCGACCAGCACTTCGATGACCTCGACATTCTCGAAATCGCCGATGTCGGGTACGAGCACCTCTTTTGCGGTCGCCACTGTTTGGTCTCCTGCCGGACTCGTTGGGGTTTAAACGGAAACGGGATTGGGCTTGTCGGCGTCGAGGCCGTACTTCTCGATGGCCTCGTCCACCTTGGCGGCGTCGAGCTCGCCGTCCTGCACCAGCCCCCACAGGGCGGCCACCGCCACATAGCGGCGGTCCACCTCGAAGAAGGAGCGCAGGGCCTTGCGGGTGTCACTGCGGCCGAAGCCGTCGGTGCCCAGGGTGACGTAGGGACGATCGATGAAGTTCCTCACCGAATCGGCGTAGGCACGAGTGTAATCCGTGGCGGCGATGACGGGGCCCTTGTGCTTCGCCAGCTGGTGGGTCACGAAGGGGACCTGCGGCTTGCTGCGGGGGTGGAGCATGTTCCAGCGCTGGGCGTCCAGGCCCTCGCGGCGCAGCTCGGTGAAGCTGGTGGCACTCCAGATGTCTGCGGTGACGCCGAAGTCCTCCTCCAGCATGTCGGCCGCGGCCATGACTTCCCGCAGGATGGTGCCGCTGCCCAGGAGCTGCACCCGATACTTGGCGCGGCTCTTGCCCTTCTGCAGCAGGTAAAGACCCCTGATGATGTCCTCCTCCACGCCCTCGGGCATGGCCGGGTGATGATAACTCTCGTTCATCACCGTGATGTAGTAGAAGACATTCTCCTGGCGCTCGTACATGCGCTTCAGGCCCTCGTGGATGATCACCGCCAGCTCGTAGCCGAAGGTGGGATCGTAGGCGATGCAGTTGGGGATGGTGGCGGCCGCCAGGTGGCTGTGGCCGTCCTGGTGCTGCAGGCCTTCGCCCGCCAGGGTGGTGCGCCCGGCGGTGCCGCCGAGAAGAAAACCCCGCACCTGCATGTCGCCGGCCGCCCACGCGAGGTCGCCGATGCGCTGGAAGCCGAACATGGAATAGAAGATGTAGAAGGGGATCATGTTGATCCCGTGATTGGTATAGGCGGTGCCCGCCGCCATCCAGGAGGAGAAGGCCCCGGCCTCGTTGATGCCTTCCTGGAGGATTTGGCCCTGTTGATCCTCCCGGTAGTACATCACCTGGTCCGAGTCCTGGGGATCATAGAGCTGACCCACGGAGGAATAGATACCCAGCTGGCGGAACATGCCTTCCATGCCGAAGGTGCGGGACTCGTCGGGCACGATGGGCACCAGGTGCCGGCCGAGCTTCTTGTCCCGGGTGAGCACCGTCAGCAGCCGCACGAAGGCCATGGTGGTGGACATGGTGCGATCCCCGCTGCCCTTGGTCACGCTCTCGAAGGCGGACAGTTCGGGGATCTCCAGGGGATCGGCGTTGTTCCGGCGTACCGGCAGGTAGCCACCCAGGGCCTTGCGGCGCTCCTGCAGGTAGCGGATCTCCTGGCTGTCGGGATCGGGGCGGTAGAAGGGGGCTTCGCCTATGTGGTCATCGGAGACGGGAATGTTGAAGCGGTCGCGGAAGGCCTTCAGCGCCGCTTCGCCCATTTTCTTCTGCTGGTGGGTGATATTCTGGCCCTCGCCGGCCTCCCCCATGCCGTAACCCTTGACCGTCTTGGCGAGGATGACCGTGGGTTTGCCCTCGGTCCGGGCGGCGGCGGCATAGGCGGCGTAGACCTTGAAGGGGTCGTGGCCGCCGCGGTTGAGGCGCCAGATATCCTCGTCGGTCATGTTGGCGACCAGTTGCTTGAGTTCGGGGTACTTGCCGAAAAAATGCTCGCGGGTGTAGGCGCCGCCCTTGGCCTTGTAGGCCTGGTACTCGCCGTCCACCGCCTCCTCCATGCGCCGGCGCAGCAGGCCGTCCTTGTCGCGGGCCAGCAGCGGGTCCCAGTAGGAGCCCCAGATGACCTTGATGACGTTCCAGCCGGCGCCTTGGAACACGGCCTCCAGCTCCTGGATGATCTTGCCGTTGCCGCGCACCGGTCCATCCAGGCGCTGCAGGTTGCAGTTCACCACGAACACCAGGTTGTCCAGGCGCTCGCGGGCCGCCAGGGAGATGGCGCCCAGGGATTCGGGCTCGTCCATCTCGCCGTCCCCCATGAAGGCCCACACCTTGCGGTCCCCGGTGTCCGTGATCTCGCGGTCCGTGAGGTACTTCATGAAGCGGGCCTGATAGATGGCGGTGATGGGGCCAAGGCCCATGGACACGGTGGGGAACTGCCAGAAGTCAGGCATCAGCCAGGGGTGAGGGTAGGAGGACAAACCCGGGGCCTCGGCCTCCTGGCGGAAGCGGGCCAGGTCTTTCTCGTCGATGCGGCCCTCCAGGTAGGCACGGGCATAGATGCCGGGCGCCGAATGACCCTGGAAAAACACCAGGTCACCGCCGTGGGCATCGGAAGGCGCCCTGAAGAAGTGGTTGAAGCCGACGTCGAACAGGGTGGCCGCGGAGGCGAAGCTGGCGATGTGTCCGCCGAGTTCCGAGGAGGTACGGTTGGCCTGCACCACCATGGCGGTGGCATTCCAGCGGATCAGCGAGCGGATGCGGTGCTCGATGGCCTGGTCGCCGGGGTTGCGTTCCTCCATGTGCACCGGGATGGTGTTCACATAGGCGGTGTTGGCGCGGTAGGGCAGGTAGGCCCCGGAGCGCCGCGCCTTGTCGATGAGCTTCTCGAGGAGAAAATGGGCGCGCTCCGGGCCGTCGGCGTCGAGCACCGAGTCCAGCGCGTCGAGCCATTCCTGGGTTTCCTGGGAGTCAATATCGGTTTCGTCCACCATGGGTTTCTCGTCGAGTTCGTCGTTATTGGGAATCCTGACCGGCGCGGGAGCGGGATTGCATACATCCCTTCGCAGCCGGGCCCGTCGCCACCGCCGCCGATGCTCTGCGCTGCCCGCGCCGCCGGCGGCTCCAGCCGCTGCCGGGGCGGGCGTTAAAAAGGCCGCTAGTTTAACCTAACTCTCATGGCGATACGCGCCGCCCAAGATGATGAAAGAGGAGCGCGTATCGCCCTGTTCGTTCCCTCACCCCATCCCTCTCCCAAAGGGAGAGGGGAATCGTGCTTCGCGACTTTCACGTTAGATGGTGTAGGCGCCGAAGTAGGCGCCGACCGCGGGCCGGGCCGGGCCGGCCTCGGCTTCCGTGGCCGGCGCCATGGCAATGAAAAAAGGCGCGGGGGCTCTCGCCCCCGCGCCTCGGCTGCCGCGTTGCCGCGCCGGCCGGGAAGCCCCCGGCCGTCGGCCGATCGGCTCGTTACAGCACCGGACCGGTGTAGCGCTCGGCGCGGGCCTTCTCGACGGCCGCGCGCATCTCGGCCATACGCTCCTCGGCGGCCTTGCGGTCGGCCGCGATACGCTTCAGGTGCTCCTCATAACGGCCGTTGTCGAAGGCCACCGGAAACTCGGGGCGGTCCAGGGTGTAGCCCGGGCGCGCGGCCTTCATCTCCTCTTCGGCCTCGGCGAAGCGGGCATCCATCTCCTGGCGGCGCTCCTCGAACAGGGCATCCATCTCGGCGCGGGTCATGGGGCCGTCGAAGGCCGGGGCTTCGAAGCTGGGGGCCTCGAAAGCGGGCGCCTCGAAGGCGGTCCGATGCATGCGGGCCATCTCTTCGTGCATCTTCGTCATCTGCTCCATGGCGGCCTGATGGGCCTCAAACTGCTCCTCGTGGATGGCCTGAATGCGGGCCTGATGGGCCGCGAAGTGCGCGGCGGGGGCCGGCATGGCGTACGGCGCGCCGTAGGGCATGGCCACGGCCTGCTCAGGGTTGGTGTTCTCGGCATGGGCGGAAACGGCGGCGGCCAGCAGGCTGGCGGCGATTACGGTCATGGTCTTCATGGGGCGACTCCTTAATATCGAAGGTTTGAGGGACGGAAATCGTCGTTGGCCCGGTCAGGGCAAAAGCGTTTCTGCAAGGACCGGGTCCTTGGAGAAGCACTCTTCGGTGGATCGGCTCGAGGTGGGCACTTCCCTGTGCACGCCGGACGATTCCCTCGTCGGTTCTGCGAGCTACTGGTCTTACTTGCTCTCGGAGGCCTGGGGGGCAGCCGGGGCGACCGGGGCGACCGGGGCGACGGGGTGGCCGTAGGCCGGATAGCCATAGCCGGGGTAGCCGTAGGCGGGATAGCCGCCGTAGTAGGGGGCGCCGTAGCCGTAGCCACGACCCCAGCCGCGGCCGCCGCCGGACCAGTTCATGTTGAAGTCGCCGAACATGTCGCCGAAGCCGTCGCCCCAACCGCTCCAGGGACCACCACCGTAGCCCGGGCCCCACCATGCATGGGCGGTACCGGCGGAAGCGGCGAGAATGGCGACAGCGGCGATGGTTTTTGCTATGTTGCGCATTTGGATATCTCCACGTTTGTGCTTGTTCAATCTTCAGGGTTCGTTGTGTCGGCGTTCTATCGCTGCCTGACGATGATTAGTATATTACTACGTACGAATATTACAACGTAAGAGATTTTATACTGCATAAAATTCTCTTATTTTGCCGAGGGCCGGCCCTTCGCCCCCATTCATCCGCCCGCCGCGGGCGTCCCACGCCGGGACGAGTTCCATGAAGACGCTCACCATCATCCGGCCCGACGACTGGCACCTGCATCTTCGCGATGGCCCGGGACTGGCCGCCTTCGTCGCGGCCACGGCCCGGCAGTTCGCGCGCGCCATCGTCATGCCCAATCTGGTGCCGCCGGTGACTACCACGGCGCTGGCCGCGGCCTACCGGGAGCGCATCCTGGCGGCGCTGCCCGCCGACACGGTGTTCGAGCCCCTCATGACCCTCTATCTGACGGACCACACGTCGCCAGAGGAGATTCGGCAGGCCAGGGCCAGCGGTTTCGTCAAGGCGGTCAAATACTATCCGGCGGGTGCCACCACCCACTCGGACAGCGGTGTCACCCGGGTGGAGAACACCTATGACGCCCTCGAGGCCATGGCAGCGTCGGGCCTGCCGTTGCTGGTGCACGGCGAGGTGGTGAACGACGAGGTGGACATCTTCGACCGCGAGCGTGTGTTCATCGACCAGGTCCTGGAGCCCCTGACGGAGCGCTTTCCCACCCTGAAGGTGGTCCTGGAGCATGTAACCACAAAGGATGCGGTGGGTTTCGTCAAGGCGGCGTCGGTTAGGATGGCGGCCACCATCACCGTCCACCATCTCATGTTGAACCGCAACGCCATGTTCAAGGGGGGCATGAACCCCCACCATTACTGCCTGCCGGTACTCAAGCGGGAGATCCACCGCCAGGCCCTGCTGGAGGCGGCGGTGAGCGGTCATCCGCGCTTTTTCCTTGGCACCGACAGCGCGCCTCATCCGCGCGGCGCCAAGGAGGGTGGTTGCGGTTGCGCCGGTATCTTCTCGGCGCCGGCGGCGCTGGAACTCTATGCCGAGGTGTTCGACGAAGCCGGCGCCCTGGATCGACTGGAAGGGTTCGCCAGCCGTCACGGCCCCGCCTTCTACGGCCTGCCCGTCAACGCTGACCATGTCACGCTGGTGAAGCGGCCCTGGAAGATGCCCGCCACCATCACCTGTGGCACGGATGAGGTGGTGCCCCTGCGCGCCGGTGGTGAAGTGCACTGGAGTCTCGTCCATGGAAACGATGGATAGTCCGGCGCCGGTTGCCGGAAAGGGCGTCGTGGCGGGTCGCTTTCGCGGCTTCCTGCCGGTGGTGGTGGACGTGGAGACCGGGGGCTTCAACGCCCGCACCGACGCCCTGCTGGAGGTGGCGGCGGTGATCGTGGGGCCGGACGAGGAGGGCGTGTGGCGCCGCCAGGCCACCCATGCCTGCCACGTGGAGCCGTTCTCCGGTGCCAACATCGAAAAGGCGGCCTTGGAGTTCACCGGTATCGACCCCTATCATCCCTTTCGCGGCGCGGTGTCCGAGGCGGAAGCCCTGCGCACCGTGTTCCAGCCCATCCGCGCCGCCATCAAGGCCGCCGGCTGCAGCCGGGCGGTGCTGGTCGGACACAATCCCGCCTTCGACCTCGGCTTCATCAACGAGGCGGTCAAGCGCACGAGTACCAAGCGCAACCCCTTCCATCCCTTCTCGTCCTTCGATACCGCTACCCTCGGCGGCCTGGCCTTCGGCCAGACCGTGCTGGCGCGGGCGGTGCAGGCCGCGGGCATGGAATGGGAGAGCGGCAGCGCCCATTCGGCCATCTACGATGCGGAGCGCACGGCGGACCTGTTCTGCGCCATCGTCAACCTCTGGGACCACCACATAGGAATCGAGCCATGACCACACCGCGCAAACTGCGGGGTGCCGACAAGACATCGCGCAACCCCGTCAAGATACCGTCCACC
The Gammaproteobacteria bacterium DNA segment above includes these coding regions:
- a CDS encoding phosphate-starvation-inducible PsiE family protein yields the protein MDTKTSGNRIKSFQTAGGVALTWLQDIGLLIIAIATVVAIGDEIGVMFSAGKVTLADLLLLFIYLEILTMVAVYLQSGKLPVRIPLYIAIVALARYLILDMKSMDYLEMIGVAVAALVVAVAILVIRYGHVRFPYGKEEG
- a CDS encoding cyclic nucleotide-binding domain-containing protein; translated protein: MNIDDTLLERLVPMNALPPGLRTQIRQSAALLEPAAGELLFHEGDRDQALYYVIRGAVELTGGTDFRETVEAGGEAARHPLSPELPRIRSARAMDKTAVLQVNRILLDTCLFWAQATGGDDDTPAADSNDWLIRLAASALFSRVPPENIQKVLTLLEPVHYLAGDTVVRQGEMGDYYYILQQGRCAVSRRTADGSREMRLAELRPGDCFGEEALIAGSRRNATVTMVTDGVLRRLSKGQFTELIRKPVVRELDAAAARELASQPDVRWLDVRLPEEHAKTAIRDSLNIPLAHLRLKMSELQRGHRHIVYCDSGSRSAVATFLLMEHGFEAYHLAGGIMNRGHRETRDREQVLNTARQAQRRRLELARANRTVEEAAQRSAQAAGIAEAAGEALKHGHGEHNGANQALEEALHADQERFRAEARHTEQTLREAQQRRLDLAADTAILERLAEEAISDAESREESLRAAAEERLKAGEERLAAMYQRVCTELERVQEERARFESEATTRREELVAAGRQAESRLAELERQRELAAAEVKRSHAALEQHDQDTAAHRQGLMTTELELRRSSHQKLEDERRRLEQDFAEVAAELEQLQRQRREAAEAQRLATEEAARLEARDSAPSSAAEEPTGPQSPAAPSPLEQERRTLEARTAKAREAYAAAQAELEALLARAADTRATGTLDQAIEEQRQVVSQTREEVDSAETTAERLRITREIIEAGDARSEAIEDTLRRRLERELEEWVARESENEDRNHNVTTRLSEDLIKAQNEALEALKAEEEATANMMDEVRNQLEGLR
- a CDS encoding alpha/beta fold hydrolase, encoding MAIKLYHRSYGDDGPALVLLHGVFGSSVNWQTIAKALAADRRVVAVDLRNHGRSPHASSMTYADMVADLLELFRNLDLERPSVLGHSMGGKVAMALALDRGAAVDRLVVADMAPVANTFRPSGILAALRGLDLAALNSRADADAALAEAIPERRIRAFLLQNLVRDDDGFRWRVNLDALDRHDRELADFPAPYRDATFAGPTLFLRGEHSDYVLPEHEQAIHRLFPAARIHTLEDTGHWLHAEAPERFAHVVQEFLKGPATA
- the lpdA gene encoding dihydrolipoyl dehydrogenase, with protein sequence MGKNIQVKIPDIGDFEGVEVIEVLVAPGDEVAAETSLITLESDKASMEIPSPQAGRVASMDVKVGDKVSEGDAILTLEATSDEDKDKQGDKTRDEDGGASSKEKPTGGSKPATAGDGDIHAEVLVLGAGPGGYTAAFRAADLGKQVVLVERYPDLGGVCLNVGCIPSKALLHTAGIIDAAAAMASHGVSFGQPQIDLDRLRGWKDKVVGKLTGGLAQLAKQRKVKVVQGMGRFDSANRLKVAGEDGERTISFDHAIVAVGSRVVQIPGIPYDDPRVIDSTGALELADIPDSLLVIGGGIIGLEMATVYAALGSRITVVELTKGLMPGCDRDLVRPLQKVIGKRYEGIYTDTRVTGVEAQKKGLKVHFEGPKAPATATFDRVLVAAGRRPNGDRVGAEQAHLYVDERGFIKVDRQMRTNVSNIFAIGDVVGQPMLAHKATHEAKVAAEVIAGHRAVFDARAVPSVAYTDPEVAWMGPTEEELKAEGIEYDKGVFPWAASGRSLGMGRDEGVTKIMFDKESGRILGAGMVGPHAGDLVAEAVLALEMGADAQDIGLTVHPHPTLSETFAFAAEMVDGSITDLLPPKKR
- a CDS encoding dihydrolipoyllysine-residue acetyltransferase, which codes for MATAKEVLVPDIGDFENVEVIEVLVAPGDRVKAEDSLISLESDKATMEIPSPHGGVVESVKVKVGDKVSEGALIAVIEAEQGRAEAAGDEDKGRDEGEPEEKTHKDKTRAASDDAEARKSKSSSATTSAPAGSPAPAAPPVPDLTPREVAAAQRGKGHASPAVRHLANELGVDLAQVSGSGRKGRVLKEDVQKFVKNVMTRSGPTGPVGLQMADFSDVDFSEWGEVDHEPLSRIKKLSGPNLHRNWITVPHVTQFDEADITELEDFRQGKKDQLAKEGVRLTLLSFLIKAAVVALKKFPHFNSSLAPSGDELIIKRYFNVGIAVDTPGGLVVPIIRNADQKGLFQLAAELGEASQKARDRKLGPKDMQGGTFTISSLGGIGGTWFTPIINAPEVAILGISKAEMKPVYENGEFVPRLVLPISLSYDHRVIDGSDAARFTTELRTVLSDIRHMLL